CCGGACCTGAAGAGCAACGAAAGTTTCATGCAGCTGCAACAGCGCATTTCCAACCTGGAAAACGCCATTGCGGACCGTCGGGAGCTGTACAACGAAGCGGTGAATATCAACAACGTGCGGGTGGAGCAGTTCCCGGATGCCCTCATCGCCGCCCTGTTCCACTTCGGCCCCCGGGCCCTGCTGGAATTTTCCTCCACGGAAAAGGCGGATGTGGATATGGCCGCCCTCTTCAAGCAATCCTGATCCCCTCCCCCCGGCGGCCCCGGGCATCCCGGGCCGCCTGTCCCCTCGCCTATGCTGGAAAAATTACAGCAGCAATACGCCCAACTGCTCACCTCCGGGGTTCAGGTGGTGCTGGTCATTTTTGGCTTCAAATTAAACAGCAGCCTGGGCTGGACCGTGATCCTGGCCCTGGTGGCGGGCCTCAGCCTGCTGGCCTGGAGCAGCACCCTGAGCCGCCGCCGGGCCATTGCTGACACCCCCACCGCCAAGGTGGCCTCCGCCGCCCAGGGCTATGGGGAACTGGAAGGCCGGGGCCGGGCCCTGGAAGGCCAGCCCCTGCTGGCCCCCCGCTCCCTCCTGCCCTGCCTCTGGTACCGCTATCAGGTGGAGGAAAAGGACAGTGACAATAACTGGAAGGTAGTGGATCAGGGCCGCAGCGACGCTTGCCTGATTCTGGAAGATGAAACGGGCCAATGCCTAGTGGACCCGGCGGGGGCGGAAATTCTCACCCAGCACAAGGACACCTGGACCCTGGGGGACCAGCGCACCACCGAGTGGCTGCTCCAGATCGGCGATCCCCTCTATGCCCTGGGCCAGTTCCGCACCCTCACCGGAGGAGACAGCCTGTTGGACCCGGCAGAAGACGTAAAGCTGTTGCTGGCGGAATGGAAAAAGCAGCCGGAAACCCTGCTACGCCGCTTTGACCTGGACGGTAACGGGGAACTGAGCATGGAAGAATGGGCCCTGGCCCGTCAGGCCGCCCGGCGGGAGGTGGCCAAGGAACGCCAGGCGGTGCAGGCCCAGCCCGACGTCCATATTCTGGAAAAGCCCCGAGATGGCCGTCCCTACTTGCTTTCCAACTATTCCCAAAGCGCCCTGGCACGCCGCTACGGCCTCTGGGCCCTGTACCACCTGAGCGTCTTTTTCCTCAGCCTGGGGGCCATTCCCTGGGCCCGCCACTTTTATCTGGCGGGCTAGGGGGCAACACCGGCCGGGGCAGTCTCCTGCCCCGGAGCCCCGAAGACCCAGCGCCCCCGCTTAACCCGCCTGGCCGTTGGCCTTGGCCTCCAGGGCTTCCCAGCGTTCCAGCAGCACCATCAATTCTTCGTCAATTTCCCCCAGGCGGGCGGAAAAGCGCTGGGCTTCCTGGGGATTGGCCTGGTACAGGGTGGGATCTTCCAGGCGCTGGGTGAGACCGGCCTGTTCCGCCTCCAGGGCGCTGATCCGGTCCGGCAGGGTCTCCAGCTCCTTGGTTTCCTTGTAGGACAGTTTCACCGCCTTGGGCTTGGCGCTCTTCCCCCCTTCCGCCGGGACCTTGGCCTTGTCCGCCTCCCGTTCCGCCTTGGCGGCCTGGGCTTCCGCCGCCTTCACCTTGGCGTGGTAGGCCGCCCAATCGCTGTAGCCCCCCGCGTATTCCCGCCACAGGCCGTCCCCTTCGGCGGCGATGGTCTGGGTCACCACATTGTCCAGGAAGGCCCGGTCATGGCTCACCAGGAACAGGGTGCCGTGATAGTCCTGGAGCAGGGATTCCAGGAGCTCCAGGGTTTCGATGTCCAAGTCGTTGGTGGGCTCGTCCAGCACCAGCACATTGGCGGGACGGGCGAAGAGCCGGGCCAGGAGCAGCCGGTTGCGCTCCCCCCCGGAGAGGGATTTCACCGGGGAGCGGGCCCGTTCCGGGGCGAAGAGAAAATCCCCCAGATAGCTGATGACGTGCTTTTTCTCCCCGCCGATATCCACGAAGTCGGACCCGGGGGAAATCACGTCCGCCAGGGCCGCCTCGTCATCCAGCTGGACCCGGAACTGGTCGAAATAAGCCACTTCCAGCTTGGTGCCCCGGCGCACACTGCCCGAATCCGGCTCCAGTTCCCCCAGAATGAGGCGCAGCAGGGTGGTCTTGCCCGCCCCGTTGGGGCCGATCAGGCCCACCTTGTCCCCCCGCATGAGGCGGCAGGAAAAATCCCGGATCACGGTACGTTGCTGGGCACCGCTGGCAAAGCTCTTGCTCACATGGTCCAGCTCGGCCACCAGCTTGCCGCTTTTTTCCCCCGCATCCACCGCCAGACTTACCTTGCCCTGGCGATCCCGCCGGGCCGCCCGTTCCCGCCGCAGGGCTTCCAGACGCCGCACCCGGCCTTCGTTCCGGGTGCGCCGGGCCTCAATGCCCTTACGTATCCACACCTCTTCCTGGGCCAGGAATTTATCGAATTTGGCATTGACCACAGACTCATCCGCCAGCATCTGTTCCTTGCGGGCCAGATAGGTGGAAAAACTGCCAGGGAAACTGGTCAGGATGCCCCGATCCAGTTCCACGATACGGGTCGCCACATGTTCCAGAAAAGCTCGGTCGTGGGTGATGAACAGGAGGGTGAGGCGGGACTCCAGGAGCAGGTTTTCCAGCCATTCAATAGCCGCCACGTCCAGGTGATTGGTGGGCTCGTCCAGAAGCAGCACCTCCGGTTCACTGGCCAGGGCCTGGGCCAGGGCCAGGCGTTTTTTCTGGCCGCCGGACAGGCTGCCCACCCGGGCCTCCGGATTGAGGCCGAAGCGCTGCATGGCCTGCTCGGCCCGGGCCGTGTAGGACCAGGCCCCCAGAGTCTCCAGCTCCCCCTGCAAGCGGGTCAGGCGGGCCAGCAGAGCTTCCTGATCCCCCTTGCCCTCCGCCAGCTGGACGGAAACCTGGTGGTATTCCCCCAGCAGCCGGGAGGTTTCCCCCATGCCCGCCACCACCGCCTCATACACCGTGTCTTCCGGGGCAAAGGGCGGCTCTTGGGGCACATAGGCGAGGCGCATGCCTGGCTGGCGCCAGGCCTCCCCGTCGTCCAGGTGGCTCAGCCCGGCCAGGGCCGAGAGCAGGGAAGATTTGCCCGTGCCGTTACGACCGATCAGGGCGACCCGCTCCCCCGGGTCCAGCTGGAATTCCGCATGATCCAACAGGGGCACATGGCCGAAAGCGAGGGAAGCATCCTTGAGTTGCAGATAGGGCACGGTGGGGGTCGCCAGAAAGAAAGGGGGCTATTTTACCGTTCATCGGGGAAAGGCCGGGGGATAGGGCGCTGATCCGGGAAAAACAGGCCTCCCAGCTCCCCCTATTCAGCTCCCGGGGAAGGATGAATCCCGGCAGAAAGGGGG
This sequence is a window from Azospira inquinata. Protein-coding genes within it:
- a CDS encoding ATP-binding cassette domain-containing protein → MPYLQLKDASLAFGHVPLLDHAEFQLDPGERVALIGRNGTGKSSLLSALAGLSHLDDGEAWRQPGMRLAYVPQEPPFAPEDTVYEAVVAGMGETSRLLGEYHQVSVQLAEGKGDQEALLARLTRLQGELETLGAWSYTARAEQAMQRFGLNPEARVGSLSGGQKKRLALAQALASEPEVLLLDEPTNHLDVAAIEWLENLLLESRLTLLFITHDRAFLEHVATRIVELDRGILTSFPGSFSTYLARKEQMLADESVVNAKFDKFLAQEEVWIRKGIEARRTRNEGRVRRLEALRRERAARRDRQGKVSLAVDAGEKSGKLVAELDHVSKSFASGAQQRTVIRDFSCRLMRGDKVGLIGPNGAGKTTLLRLILGELEPDSGSVRRGTKLEVAYFDQFRVQLDDEAALADVISPGSDFVDIGGEKKHVISYLGDFLFAPERARSPVKSLSGGERNRLLLARLFARPANVLVLDEPTNDLDIETLELLESLLQDYHGTLFLVSHDRAFLDNVVTQTIAAEGDGLWREYAGGYSDWAAYHAKVKAAEAQAAKAEREADKAKVPAEGGKSAKPKAVKLSYKETKELETLPDRISALEAEQAGLTQRLEDPTLYQANPQEAQRFSARLGEIDEELMVLLERWEALEAKANGQAG